TCCGGCTGCGGCCGCGCCCACGCGATGGCTGTCCATGGCCAGGCCGGACAGCAGCGGCGGCGGGGGGCCGTGCACGGACCGCGGGGGCCCGAAGTCTCGGCCATCCATCCTCCGCGGGAGTGCCGCGGCCAGCCCCCCACCCCGGCCCGCGGGCCGCGCTCAGTGGGACCTAAAACTTAGGCCTCGGCGTAGTCCCAGAGTCCTCGGGCGGCGGGGGTTCCGCGGTGGGCATGGCGGCGGCGGCCAGCGGCGTGTGCGCTCGGCGGCGGGCCGGCGGCCCGGGGCGCACAGGCGACAGGCTGTGGGGCCCCTCCGGGCGGCCGGGCGGAGCTGGGCGGTGCGGCGCACGCGGCGGCGTCTTGGCGGGGAGAGGAGGTGGCCGCAGGAGCAATagagatgaaaaaagaaaaaagggggaaaaaaagaaaaacaagttcaGAAAGTAGCCTCGCCGATCGTAGTCTGGGGTGCCGTTCTGGTGACCAGAAACGAAATCAGAAAGAGCCCATTTTCCATGAAAAGTAAAAATCCATTCTCCTTCCACTGGCGGCTTCAGGCTCCTGGGGACCCGGCTCCGAAAAGTGCCCCGTGGGGCGCTGCGACTGGGCCACACTGACACCGGCTTTCTCCCCGATCCTCCCGAAACCAGGAAGGCCTCTCGGCCGCGCCCAGGGAGTGCAAATCCAACCCTACAAAATGTGTTTGATTCCTCGGCGTCACATGCTCCGGGCTTTAAAACCCTGAAGGCTTTTCAAGAGCAGCTCGAAAGGTCTCCCCCAAACACTCGGTCACTATCTGAGCCGGAAAGTTTAATATTTAACCTGCTTTAGCCCTCGcctcccttttctgagttgtttggtTTCCCTTAACTCGCTCTGAGCCGCAGTAGGGGCCTTTCGAGTGGTTTTTCAGAAGGGGGGGGGCACGGAGGGgacttattatttttaaagtggcTCGTTCCCtcacccctacccctaccccacccccgcccccggcccctgCAAGTCTTAGACTCTGAGTCCGAGGACCCGAAACGTGGCATTCTCGCCTGAGGACTGGAAAGATTCCTTCAAAACAAGCTTTGGTTTCATTTTTCAACGCCCTGGCTTGGGAATCCCGCGGACCGAGGACGTGGACCGGCGCGGGGGACTGGGGGACGTCCAGGAGAATGGAGCTGTTCAAGGGTCTCGCTCCTACCCCAGCTTTTTCCCCCACCCACCCTCCAAAATAATCTATAAGAAGACCTTAGTCGCGCGGACCCGCTGAGGGGCGCCTCCCCCAGCGCTTGATAAATCCCCCAGTATTTCCAATTTAAAGCTGTTTGTTTAAAAGATTTGTCGTTTGCCGACTGGGGGCAGGGGGGCTCTCTTGGAGCCAGCCTTCCCTGCAGAAGGGGACGCCAAAGACCCGCTGCAGTTCAGCGCCCTAGGATCTGGGGAGGCTCGGGCGCTGCCAGCGCCACGGACCACGCCAACCGCACTGGCTCGGGCTCGCCGTGGCCGCCGCTGGCCCCCGGGTGCCCGCCCTGTGAGCCCGGCCCCCCGGGCTGCAGACCCGTCGGCCGCAAACCCCTCGACCAGACCCACCCGCCTTCTTCTCCAGCTCCCACCCCAACTTTGCTAAGAGTGCTTATTTTAACCCGGTTTTGGTTACAAACACCCCCTCCTTGCCTCGTTCTCGCCCAGCAGGCTCTGGTTACCAGATCCGCGTTTACTTTGGAAAAATCTAAGATCGCCACATCCGAGGTTACACGTCTTAAGGAGACGATGACcttcctatgattttttttttaaagctcttggAGTCTATGTTTCTTTTAAAACGAAGGGCCTCGGAGACTGCCCAGACGCCCTAGTTTGGGGAAGTCGGGGTGAAGCCCCCCAAAACACCCTCCCTCGGGCAGAGGCTCTGCTTCAGCCATCTGGGGGATCCGCTTCATCCTCCCTACTATCCTTCCCTCTTAAATGCAGTTAAAATGGCTGAATTCCGGCTTTTAATTAAAACCAGCCTCTAATCTGAAATGTCTCTGCACCCCCAGCTCGCCCGCCGCCTGCAGGGAACCGAGGGGGGAACCGACGCCCCCCGGCCCGGCTGCGCGGGCTGCACGGGACTGCGAGCTCCGTAGACACCCGGGCCGCAGCGGCTCGCCCCCACCCCTCCCCGGACGCCGGCCCTCCACTTCGTTCTCAGAGATCCCCAGCACACCCCGAGGGcttggcggggtgggggggggggcggactGGAGAAGTTTGGAGAAAATCGCGCCCGGCCAGGGCCAGGCGGGCTGACCGGCAGCGTACCTGGCGCGGCGGGACTCCCGGCTCCGGGCTCCGGCTGCGGCTCCGGCGGCCCCTGCTCCCGACGCGGCTAGGCGCCCGTGCTGCACGCCATCCCGCGGCCGCCGCTCCCCTGCGCGACCCGCAGCCGCCTCACACTTTTTGCCCgcctttcctttttttggtaGAAAACTGTTCCCGTGGCCGTGCGCTCGGCGCGCCAACTCCTCCGCCCTCCCGCCGCCGGGCTCCCGCAGCCCCCGGAAAAGCCAGCTTTCCTCCCGCCGAGCTCCCTGCTTTTTAATAAAATCCAGGTAGCGCCGGTTTAAAGAATCCCAAATCTCCATATACAGCCCGGGATTGGAAAAGGTACGTTACACAACCCCCCTTTCAAGTTCCTCTCGctggatcttaaaaaaaaaaaaaaaaaaaagacccagcgGGGGGGAAGGGGGCGGCGGGGGAGGGGCGCACTCCCGGCGAAGAAACACGCATTGTTCGCGGGCGCCCGCCCCTCCCGCCCTAGTCCCGGTCGCCAACCCATTGGCTGAGCGCGCCGCCAATCACGCGCATGTAAACACCTTGGCCCTCGGCCATCCTTATAAAACCAATTACGGACCAAGGGGCTGCGGCGGTTTCCAGGCTCCCCCCGGCGGGGCTGAATGATGCAAACTGGTGGTGAGAATTTTTACGGGCCGTTTCTAGGCAGCCCTCCCCCTCCACCAGCTCGGGcccccccttcctcccttctcctcctcctcctcctcctgcctttTCCTCCCCCCTCCTTGCTCCGGCGTCTGGGCTGAGTGATCAAAATAGAGGAAGATGGTTGTCGCTGCAATCCAGGGCTTTGCAAGGCGCGGTTTAATGGGCCGCCTGTCAGCTTCCTGCTCGCAGGAGGAGGTGACAAGCCGAGCGAGCCGGGAAAGGCTTGGGGCCTGGCGGGCCGCACCCCGTGCCCCGGCCCCCTACCTCCCCTGTGGCGCGCCTTCCAGAACGCGCGGTGGAGACGCCAAAACAGACAAGGGCTTGttgcttttccccctttttttttttttcctcgtttTAAAACAAAGCCACGATTCattccctccaccccacccccccagcaGCGCGGTCGGGTGGGATGGGCAGGCGAGAAGGCAGTTTTCCTAGCCCCGGCCTGCGGGCCCTCCCTGAACCGCAGTGTCAGATGGTTACTGATTAATATTTTGGAGAGGCCGCGGCGGCGGGCAGCGGGTGAGTCTCTAATCTTCTAAAAGGGGTTCCTATAGAAACGGGGACCGGGCGCACCCCCCGCTCGGCTCCGGCCGGGGTGCGGCGCTTTGGATCGCGCGCCCCTGTCCAAAGCCCCTCTCTGCGTGGgcttcccctcccccaaaaatACAAGCAGAAAAAAGGATTAGCTCGGTTGAGCGCGAACTGAATCCCTCTCGATTGTGACATTTCAGCCTATTTGCACTTCTCCACAGGGCCTTCTGAAACCTATTAAAGTGTAATATTAAAAACCTCTTGGCTGGGGGCCTCTCTCGCCTTCCATCCGCCGCGCCCCCTCCAGGGAGGGCGAGAccgggaagaaaaaaaaatctgttgagcTCAGAGGAAGCCGCAGCCAAACCCAAAAAGTGCTTGGCTGGCCGCGGCGGCCGGTGGCGGGGGGGGGAGCCTCCATCCCCCAGACTTTGTACTTTACATTTTGCGCTTTCAGCAAAATCCTTTCTATGTCCAGTCGCCAGGAGCTGCCCGCGGCGGCACATCTACCTGGCTGGTGCCTCGGAGGGTGAGGACCCGGTTGGAGGGGCCGCCCTGGGGGCCCCGCACCCTCTCTCCGCAGCCCTGCAGGGCCCCGTGCCCGCCCAGGCATTACATACCCAAGAAAAGCAGCTCGGAGGGGCAGGAATCCTTGCCGATCCTGCCTCGCAGAGGAACCGCGGCGATtcctttttaattaaaacaagAGAAGCCCGCTCTTTCGCCCCGCGCTGCGGACTCAGCGTTTTCGCATcgcttgttctatttttttttttaatccatttttaagGGAACTTTACTGGAAGGGGAAAACGAGCTAGTTAGCGCCCATTCgtcatattttcttttctccgcttttaggaaaaaaagggggggtaagCTTCAAGAGGGAAATGGGGGCGTCTAATTTAATTCCAGGATAAatttgagggagaaaaaaaaagttgagccTCTTGAGGGCAGTTTCAAGTTGcccttcctggagcctttttcGCTGGTTTCTAGGCTGCCCTCTTTTGGAAGCTGGAGTCGGGGGAGGAGGGTATAGGGAGGGAGGAGTGAGAGCAAAGAAAGGAACGAAAATAGCCCAAGCCGAAGGGAATGCACGGCGGTGTCCGCGCTTGGAGCTGGGCGCGTGGGTCTCGGTTGCCTCCCGGGCGGCGAGAGGCTCCCGGCGCAGCCCCAGGACGGCCGGGAGCAAAGACGGAGAGGAGAGGGGGGTTAGAGAAAGGAGGTATTGTGTCTGTGTGCCTTGGGGGAGGGGGGCGactgaggaaaaacaaacaaatgcagtagAGCTGCGCGGGGCTGCTGGAAGGGAAGCCAGGGGAaggggccgggggtgggggaCGCAGCCCCCGTGGGCGCCTAGTGCTCTCAAGTCTCATCGAAAGACCGTTGTCGGTTCCCAAGTAAACTCACCCCAAGGCCGagtccctacacacacacacacacccctcctccGTTTCCTTCCACTATTCGG
The sequence above is drawn from the Elephas maximus indicus isolate mEleMax1 chromosome 12, mEleMax1 primary haplotype, whole genome shotgun sequence genome and encodes:
- the LOC126087541 gene encoding protein FAM246C-like, whose amino-acid sequence is MAAAASGVRQAVGPLRAAGRSWAVRRTRRRLARRDSRLRAPAAAPAAPAPDAARRPCCTPSRGRRSPARPAAASHFLPAFPFFGRKLFPWPCARRANSSALPPPGSRSPRKSQLSSRRAPCFLIKSR